In the Bacillus sp. FJAT-42376 genome, ATTCATACGGAAAGTTCATATAAGTATGAAGCAGCTGAGTTTCAATCGCTTGCGTTAAAGAGCGGTTTTGCGGCAAAAAAATACTGGACAGATGAAAATCAGCTTTTTAGTATCCATTACCTGGAATTAATAGAATGAAAAAAGCCCAGCCGGAATCCGGCTGGGCTTTTAGGCGTTTTGGACTTCCTCTGCATGCATTCCGTGCTCATTCAGAGCCTTCATAATCAGTTCAGGAGCCATTTTCATTTCATTATAGGAAATCCAAATGCTCCCTGAATCGACATCGACCAGCGCACGTTCAATGCCCTCCGTCTGAGCTAACCGTGATTCAATCATTTGAATTCTTTCATCATTTAACGGTTCTTTCACCTTAATCGTCGTTTCTCTCATTTTTCAGCTCTCCTCGCAATATTTTGCTTATGCGAATCAATACCCTGAAAGGAGAAAAAATATGTAACAAGAAACCGTTTTATTTTCCTATTGCACATCGTAAGTAGAATGCTTATAATTACTTATAAATCATTAACTTTACTTATAAAGGCGGACATGAATGTACCAAGAAGAGCGTCTCGATTCAATAATGGATTACTTAAAAGCAGAAAAAAGAATATCAGTTGAACAAATCTGTACCCTGTTTCACGTTTCCAGAGATACAGCCAGAAGGGATTTAGTCAAGCTTGAAGAAATGAAAGCCATTATCCGAACAAGGGGAGGAGCGATCCTGCCGACTGTTCATCAGGAAATTAAAGACTACAGCAATCGCCTGACTATCGTTTCCGCTGAAAAAAAGCGGATTGGCGGCAAGGCAGCGTCTCTTATTCAGCCGGGCGACCGCGTAATCCTGGATGCATCCACAACGGTACAGTCGTGTGCAGAGGCAATGGAAGAAAAAGAATTTACCGTCATCACAAACTCCATCCATCAGGCCGGCATCCTCGCAGGAAAGAGAGGTGTCCGAATCCATCTGTTGGGAGGAGAACTCCAGAAAGAACATGGATTTCTCTATGGGGCTGGAGTTCTTGAAAAATTGGCAAATTACCATGCAGATAAGGCATTTATAGGGCTCGTTGGCCTCTCGGAAGCGGGGCTGACCATTGCTCATGAAGAAGACGGAATGGTGAAGAGGAAAATGCTGCTCCAGGCTGAACAGGTCATTGTCCTTGCCGATCATTCGAAACTGGGGAGGACGGATTTCTTTAAATTTGCCGATTTAAATGAAATGGATATCCTTATTACGGATAAAGAGCCGGAAAGCCGCATGCTGGAATTACTTGAAAAAAACCATGTTGAAATATTGATTGCAGATTCGGAGGAAACAACATGATAAGACTTGCAGCCATAGATTTGGATGGAACGCTATTAAATAGTAAAAATGAAATCAGTGAGGAGAAACTGACGGCGATGAGGCAAGCTGCCGGGCGGGGTATAGAAGTGGTGATCGCCACCGGACGCGCTCATTTTGATGTTCAGAAAATTTTTGATTCGACCGGATTTAACCCTTGGATTATAGCTGCCAACGGTGCGACCATCCATACGCCGGATGGAGAGCTTTTTCATTCTGTTCCTATAAAAAGAGAAGAGGCCTTGCCGATCCTTTCTTGACTTGAAGAGAAAGAATTTTATTATGAAGTTTTCAGCCAGCATGCCATTTATACTCCTCAGAGGGGAAGGGAACGACTGCAAATCGAAATGGACCGAATCGTTAGTGCCAACCCAAAGGCGGCAATGGATGCGCTTCAGTCTGCTGCATCCAAGCAATTCAGCCAGACAGGGTTTTCATTCATTGAATCGCATACACGTATTCCTGAAACAGCCAAATTTTACAATATTCTTGCCTTCTCTTTCGATGAAGAAAAGCGTCTTGAAGGTTGGAATCAGTTTAAAGATCACAGAGGATTAACCATCGTTACCTCTGCTGATCATAATTTTGAGCTGGAGCACGAGGATGCTTCTAAAGGAATCGCCCTCACAAAACTTGCCCAGCACCTTTCCCTGTCCCTTGAGGAAACGGCTGCAGTCGGGGACAGTATGAATGATGAATCCATGCTTCAGGCTGCCGGAAAAGGGTTTGCTATGGGAAATGCCCGGCAGGAAATAAAAAACATAAGCGGAACCGTTTGTCCGTCCAATGACGAGAACGGAGTAGCTTTCATGCTAAACAGCCTGTAATACGATCTGCTGCCGGCGTAACCTGATTTTTCGGGGCGTGACGGGGCAGATTTTTTTATTTTAACAGACTGATATCAATCAATTCCAAATGGAGAATCTCCCGGTAAAAGGAGCTGCGGGATTTGTTTCAGGACTCCGTTCTTACCGTTTATTTCCCATATGACGTCATACCTGTTATCCGGCCAGTTCCCGGGTACAGGATTCCCGTTTAGTTCCCTCGCAAGGGATGGCAGTTCGCTGTGGGCCCAGCATACGATGACCGTTTTATTCACATAAAGACTTCTTTTCAGGATCTCTTTTGCCGTTCCCTTTGTTTCAGATGCAGTCCGGACTGTATTGATTGCACCTTCTCCTTTGTTTGCGATTAGCATATGCGTGATTAAAGGGAGGACGGTTTGAATTTTTCTTCTGCTTTTCTCAATGGTGCCGATTCCTGCTGCATAAATTCCTTCAATATCCGGGTACAACATCAGCAATTTCCGGCAAAGCAGTCGGGATCTGAGCCATCCTTCCGGAGATAAGTCTGTAATATGAGACTCGGTGTATTTTTCTGCATGACGGAAAAGAACAATTCTGGATGGGGGCATAAGGGGACCACCTTTCACCGGTTTTATTCAATATATGACTGGTATTGCTATAAACAGTATGATAAAATCAGTCTCTATCTGAAAATTCAGGCGTAAAGTCTCTAGGAGGAGGTAACTGACATATGAATGAAAAAGATCAAAGTGCCTTTCAGTACGAGTCGCAGCAGCTCAAAAAATTTGCTGCCGAGATTGACCGCCAGCTGATCAGTCTTCGATCGGTACCGATATACAGAGGGGAAGATCTGACAGAACAGGCATTAGAGGATTCAAGAGAACGGAACCGAAAAAATTTGGACATCGCAGCAAAAGAACCCTATTTTGGCCGCATGGATTTTAAAGAGGCGGGCCAGGGAGAAGCGGAACCCCTGTACATCGGCAAAGCCGGTGTCTCAGAAGGGGAAAGCGGTAAAGCGATGATTATTGACTGGCGTGCTCCTGTCGCAAGTCTTTTCTATTCATTTTCCGGCGGGGAAGAGGAAGTCTATTACATGGCTCCTGAAGGACTCATTGAAGGGGACATCTACTTGAAGAGGAACCTCGTGATCCGTGAAGGAAATCTTCAGCGTGTCGTTGATACATATGAGCAGGGAAAGGAAAATGCCGGAGCTGCCGATGAGTTTTTGCTGTACAGGCTGGGAGACCGTAAGGATAATCGTCTAAGAGACATCGTTTCAACAATTCAGGCTGAGCAGAATGATATGATCCGTGCATCACGTGATACGGTCCTGATCATTCAAGGTGTGGCCGGAAGCGGAAAAACAACCGTCGCTCTGCACCGGCTTGCCTTTCTTATTTATGAATACAGAGAAAAGATGCTGGCAGAGCAGATGATTATTTTCGCGCCGAATGCCATGTTTTTGGATTATATTTCAAATGTTCTGCCGGAGCTCGGGGTCGGAGATATTCAGCAAACCACCTTTTCAAAATGGGCTCTGCTTCGACTCGGCAGCAAAATCGGAATGAAAAAAGCAGATAAACAGCACTGGTTTACACCGGGGCTGAATCGGGCTGAGAGCGGAAACAATGAGCCTGGAAGAGTAAAGGGATCACTGGCACTTATGGAAGCGATAGAGGAAGCGCTCCGGAATTATTTGCTGAAGGGCGTACCTCAGAAAGACTTTGAGCCGTGGGACGGCTTGTTTCTGAAGAAGGATGTAATAGAAAAATGGTATAGAGAAGACTTCGGAAATTATCCTGCCGTAAAAAAGCGGGAACTGATTTCCGCGAAAATCAAACAATGGCTGAGCAAAGAGCTTGAGAAGATCTGGGAGAAAAGTGTACAAAAAGAATTAAAGACAAAGGCTGGACAAAGACTCCGCGCCTACATGAAAACATGGCCTGAGCTCGACGCCCTCTCTGTCTATAAGAAACTGATATCAGAAATGTCAGAACACACTATTTTGCCAGATGAATTGCTGCAGCAAACGTTACTGAATGCAAAGAAAAAAGAAGTCGCCAGCGAGGATCTGGCTCCGCTTATCCATATCCATTTAACTCTCAATGGACTTGAAAGAGGAGAGCGCTATCACCACATCGTCATTGACGAAGCACAGGATTTCTCTCCGTACCAGATTGCCGTGCTGCAAAAGCTGTCTCTGAAAAATTCGTTTACCATTCTTGGTGACCTTTCGCAAGGCATACACAGCAATATGGGAATACATGCATGGGAAGAAATCATGCCGGTTTTTTCAAAAGGCAGGCTTGCGTACAGGGAATTGGAAAAAAGCTATCGATCCACAATGGAAATAATAGAGTTTGCCAACCGGGTGCTTTCTGCTGCCTATACCCCTTCTGTACTGGCTAAACCGGTATTCAGAAGCGGGGAAGAAGTAGCTGTAGCAAACACAGAAGAGCCGCTTTCTTTCATTATGAATTGGGTCTCGGAGCGAACAGAAGCGAAGGCAAACAGTCTGGCGATTGTTTGCAGGACAGCAAACGCCGCGGAAAAATACTTTGCAGAGCTGCAGAAACTCGGGCTTGATGTACATCTTGTCTATGAAGGGCAGGAAGGCTATCAGGGCGGGGTTTCAATCATTCCAGTCTATTTGACGAAGGGACTTGAGTTTGATGCTGTGCTGATTGTGGATGCAGATGCCGAAAATTATCAGCGAACCGCTTCCGATGCGAAGCTTTTATATGTTGGATGCACAAGGGCTCTCCACTCTTTGACCGTCATTTATTCCAAACAGGGATCCCCGCTGATCACTTCTTAAAAAAACCCGCCAGTGCTGGCGGGTTTTTTTCTTATATCCACTTAGCAAACCATGCGACATACCATGCTGCAGGCAAAAACAATGCCTGTGCAGCAATTGTGCCGATGAGCTTTGAACTGACCATGGTTAAGGAATAGCTTTTTAAGTAAATATACCCGGCCTGTTTCTTCGAGACACGATCTGCAAGGACGGAAGCCTTAGGGTCAATAAATAGAGTGAGCAAGATGGTTGCCACACCGTTAATAATTCCTGATGACATAAGGGCAGCCTGTGAATATTTTTCAGGTACCAGCTCGGAAGCATAAATGGAAGATAAAACTCCGACTGTGAATACCGCTGAAATGAGGATGTTTATAACAAAAATCCTCTTTGGAATGGTTTTTAATGTAATGCCATTTAAATAAGACCATCTCGGAAAATGAAAGCAGCGAATCATTTTTCTGAATCCGTTTCGACTGAAATTCTTTTTTATCAAGGAAACGATGGAACCACGTTCCCTGGATAACTGGATAATCGCTCTTGAAAAGAGAGCAATAAAGGTGGGAAACAAAAAGATGCCAAGAAGAACTCCAACAGTTGTTACGGCAATTAAAATCCTAAACTGTTCTTCGACAATCTGCATGTTGTTCTTAAGATAGGCAGCATCTGTAATCAGCTTTGCTGTCATGGGCTGCTGAATCATAACAGAAAACCGGGAGACGAGGACCATCGTGCTGAATAAGGAAAGGGCGGTCGCAATCAATTTTACCCGTGCACCGGAAATCCTTGCAGAATACGCTAGGGTTTCAACCATCGTTATAATCAGCAGGAAAACAGAAATGACCAGAACTCTCTCTGTAATGAGGTGCATGAAATATCTCCTAACTATGTGGACTACCTGCATTATATATGAAAAAAGAAGATATTGGAAAATGAAAATATATCTCGAATTCGAAATAAATGATTGACTTGTGAATTCTATTGAGTTATCTTTAATTCAAGATATTTTATTTCGAACTATTTAGGAGGAATTATTATGGATTATGCACTGCTCATTTTACGTCTTGTGATCGGAGTTACATTTATGGCTTATGGAAGCCAAAAGCTTTTTGGCTGGTTCGGAGGGTATGGGCTAAAGGGAACAGCTCAATGGATGGAGTCGCTGGGCATGAAGCCGGGAAAACTTGCGGCACTTGGAGCGGGGGCATCAGAACTTCTCGGAGGGCTGCTGCTCGTACTTGGATTATGGATTGGAATTGGAGCAGCACTGATTATTTTAACGATGATTGTAGCCATCGCAACGGTTCACGGAAAAAACGGGTACTGGAATGGAAAGGGCGGATTTGAATACAATCTGCTGATCATTGCGGCTGCATTAGTGCTTGCATTCGCTGGACCTGGATCCATCTCTTTGTAAGTAATCAAGGATAAATGAAATGCCGAGGAGAGTGCTCTTAGAATCAGAGCACTCTTTTTTGCGCAAAAGGGAAGCTTTTTTAAAACAGGGAAAGGCAATGACCGTGGGCGGCCGGCTAAATTGAAGAGCGGAACGGCCAAATTGGGTGCCAAATCGGACAAATAAAACGGAACGGCTAAATAACTGAACCGTTCGGCTAAATAAAAGGCTGGAACGGCTGAATCGAAGAGCTGAATGGCCAAATAAGGTGCGAAATTGGACAAATAAAACGGAACGGCCAAAAAGCTGCTCCGTCCGGCTAAATAAAAGGCGGGAACGGCTGAATCGAAGAGCGGAACGGCCAAATTGGGTGCGAAATCGGACAAATAAAATGGAACGGTCAAAAAGCTGCCCCGGCCGGCTAAATAAAAGGCAGGAACGGCTGAATCGAAGAGCAGAACGGCCAAATAGGGTGCGAAATCGGACAAATAAAATGGAACGGCCAAAAAGCTGCTCCGTCCGGCTAAATAGAAGGCGGGAACGGCTAAATCGAAGAGCGGAACGGCCAAATAGGGTGCGAGCTCGGACAAATAAAATGGAACGGCCAAAAAGCTGCCCCGTTTGGCTAAATAAAAGGCAGGAACGGCTAAATCGAAGAGCCGAACGGCCAAATAAGGTGCGAAGTCGGACAAATAAAATGGAACGGCCAAAAACCGTCCCCGTCCGGCTAAATAAAAGGCGGGAACGGCTAAATCGAAAAGCGAACCTGCCAAATAACAAGCGGCATCAGACAAAGTAGAAACACCTCCGCCCTCCTCGATAAAAAGACAAAATAAACTAACTGAGACCTCCTAAATTCCGGCCAGTTAATGGTAAAATAATCCTGTACACTATTTGAAAGCGGGAGATAAAGATGCTGTTTCATTACCACTATTGGACACCTTATTTAGAAGAGACAGAAACGTTTTACACGGAACTCGGATTCACTGTTCATCAGCGGATCGGCAGGCTGAACGGATCATTTCAGTCCTTCAATCCGCCGCTTTCCTGGAATGACTTCCGCGAAAACCCGCCGCTGTTTCGGATTATAGAATTGAAAAAAGGAAACATCAACGTAACAGTTGGATATGGAAAAAAACCAATATTCGATCATATTGGTTTTATCGTTTCAAAAGAGGAACACGATCTTGTGTGCGGAAAAGCTGGTAAGCTTGGATGGACGGTAGAGGAAGATGAACGGAGAACCTTTATTTCGACTCCATATGGTTTCCGTCTGGAGCTTCAAACCAACAAGGATGTCCTCGGTTCCGGTATGGAAGCGATAGAAGAAATGAGAGTTTCCGTTAAAAAGGAAGGTCTTGAACAAGATTTATTGTATGTATTTGAAAAAAGGGTTCCTGTTCATGCCGAAGTGAAGGAGGAAACAAGATTGCTTCAGGTCAAAATGAATGGACTCAAAAGCTGCACGGATCCGAATAAAGTGTTATTAGTGGATTCTATAAAGGAAACGGTCAAATGAAACAGTTTCTCATCCTGGCAGCGGCTTTCTTTCTCCTGACAGGGTGCGAGGAAACACAATCGAAGGAAGTGAGAAACAAAGCACCAAAAGCTCCTGAGTCGACGGTTGCTTTAACCGAATTAACCAGTCTGAAAAATAAGCTTGTCCGTTATACGAAATCTGAGACTGTAATGAGCGGAAATGTAAATAGTGTCGATTTTTCCATCGAATCACTTTTTAGCAGCAATACAAAAACATACAAATATATCATAAAGATAAGGGATACCGGTCCTATTAAAAATCAGGGGAAAGATGGTCCTTATAAGTTTAAATTAATCAGGATCACTGCCGGGGTGGAGAATAGGAAAAGCGGGAAATATTTTATTTCAGCCTCCTCTCCTCCTTACAGAAATATAGAAGATGTTCATCTGACAGGAACCCATTTGTTATTTTCAAGCAGACAAAAATTTTCTGATGAGCAATTTTTTGTAGAAGCCATTATGGTCAATGATGAACCGATAGGTGAATCCAAAAAAGGATCGAAGATTTATCGGGGAATTTTTGGCCGGGACGAAACCATTTTATACGAATAATGTGTTATAGGCCGGATCATTCCGGTCTTTTTTGTATGCACTTATAATCTTTTCTGCCGAGGAGGGCAGGCATTCCTTTTAGGGGGGCATCTTATATATGCCTCTCTGCGCTTATGGGATGAACAGGCACTTCCAGGTACCTATCGTACATAAAAGTGCGTACTTTCCTAAGAGATTCAAATCACCCATAATGACTATCAGCTGCCCCGTACTGTTTTGAACGAAGCCTATAGGAACTTATAAGTACCTACAGCACTTTGAAGTGCGTACTTCTATTAAGAAATGGTATGGGTCATAATAACTTCAGAAGGTGAAAGGAATGCCGGGCCCGCATTTCTGCAGCCGCAATTATTCATGTGGATTATATGTAAAGGAGGAGTTCGAATGAGCTCAACTGCAATCAATCAAAAGGAGAAAAAAGGCGGATCACTCGCCCTTCTTGCTTTGGCCATTAGTGCTTTTGGAATTGGAACGACCGAATTTGTACCGGTTGGTTTGCTTTCATCACTCGCCGATGATTTAAATATATCGATTACACTTGCCGGACTTTTAATTTCCGGTTACGCCATGGGAGTTGCAATCGGAGCGCCCGTGTTAACCGCGCTTACTAATAAAATGAGCAGAAAAACGCTGCTTATGCTGCTTATGGTTGTCTTTATTTTAGGTAACTCCGTTGCAGCCATGTCTGGAAGTTTTACCTTGCTTTTAATTGCCCGTTTTATTACAGCCTTCTCTCATGGAGTATTCTTCTCAATCGGGTCTACCATCGCGGCGGACTTGGTGCCTGAGAACAAACGGGCAAGCGCCATCGCCTTTATGTTTACAGGATTAACAGTCGCAACGGTGACCGGTGTTCCACTTGGCACGTTCATCGGCCAGGCTTTCGGCTGGAGAGCAACATTCTGGGCGGTAGCTGCATTGGGAATTATCGCCATCATTGCGAGCGCCATTTTGGTACCAGGCAACTTGAAAAAAGCACCTGCATCCAAAATCAGCGACAACTTTAAAATTCTTGGAAACGGTCCGCTTATGCTTTCCTTCGCCATCACTGCATTGGGATACGGGGGAACATTTGTAGCGTTCACTTATTTAGCTCCTATTCTCGAGGACATCACAGGGTTTGCTTCAGGTGCTGTCAGCATCCTTTTGCTTGTTTATGGAGTAGCGGTTGCCATCGGAAACTCTGTAGGGGGGAAAGTGGCAAACAAAAACCCGCTTAAAGCGTTATTCTGGATGTTTGTTGTCCAAGCCATTGTGTTAGTGGCACTGACTTTTACGGCTCCATTTAAAGTAGCAGGATTAATTACCATCTTCTTAATGGGATTGCTTGCCTTTATGAACGTTCCGGGGCTTCAGGTATACGTGGTGCAGCTTGCTGAACGCCATGTTCCATCTGCTGTAAACGTAGCTTCTGCCCTGAATATAGCAGCATTTAATGTAGGGATTGCCATCGGTGCGTTTGTCGGAGGATTGATTGTGGACTCGATCGGCTTGATTCATACCCCTTGGATTGGCGGTGTGATGGTGTTCGGAGCTGTGCTTCTGACCGCCTGGAGTTCAGCAATTGAGAAAAAACACACCCGTTCTGCTTAAGGAGGAATACTCGGATGACACAGTTCAAGGGACACCGTTCTTATAATCGGATGTATAAGGAGGGAGAGCTGACTCTCGGTCTGCATATCCCTCTTGAAAATTACCGATTTGAAGCACCAACGATGGAAAAACAGGTGGAGCTTTCACAAAAGGCGGAAGAGTACGGCTTTACGAGTCTTTGGTTCAGAGATGTTCTGCTGCAGGATCCCCAGTTTGGAGATCCTGCCACAGGGCAGATTTATGACATGATGATTTACTTGACCTACCTGGCAAGTAAAACAAAGGAAATCGCTCTGGGGACCTCAGCTGCCGTTCTTTCGCTCAGGCATCCATTAAGGGTGGCAAAAGAAGCAGCTACTATAGAGATGCTGTTTCCGGAAAGACTCATTCTTGGGGTTTCCTCAGGGGACCGGCGCGCAGATTTCGAGGCGCTTGGTGTCACGCATGCCACCAGAGGAGAACGGTTTTCCGAAGCCTTTCATTATTTGAATAAGGTACTTTATGAAGATTTTCCGGCCATTACCGGATCCATGGGTTCAATCCATGGCGCAAGTCTAGTGCCGAAACCGGATAGGAAAATTCCGACGATGATCACAGGCTACAGTCAGCAGGATATGGAATGGTTTGCGAAATATGGAGACGGGTGGATGTATTATCCGCGCACCCCGCATCTTCAGGCTGAATCCATCAGGCAATGGCGGAAGCTTTCAGAAGCATTCCATCCCGGTGTATTTAAACCGTTCAGCCAGCCGATGCATCTTGACCTTTTTGAAGATCCAAATGAAATGCCTGTTCCAATCAGGCTTGGATTTAGAGCGGGCCGGAACACTTTGATTGAATTGCTGGAAGTGTATAGAGAAATCGGGGTGAATCACCTGTTTTTCGCATTGTTTGACGGAAAACGTCCGGCTGATGAAGTCATTCAGGAGCTTGGAGAAGAGGTTCTGCCTCATTTTCCTGCCAACCATGCCACTACTCGTTAACCTTTTTACCACCTGTTGATTGGAGTGGAAGGCGTGAGTCTCCTGCTTAGAGCAGCGGGACAGGAGAGATCCGCAGGCGCAAAGCGGCGAGGAGTCTCGCCGCCAGCCCAAGGAAAGAAAAGCGCCTGCTGGCTGCAATCAACAGCCAGGTTAACAGCTTTAAGAAAAGAAACGGAGACTAAGCCAAACCCGGGAGCGTTCCCGGGTTTTTTTATGTCCATTCCTGTTTGCGGGGTTTGTAAAATCACGGTCCGGCAGTCATTCTGCAAATGAAAACCGAAAGCGATTTGGCGAGCCCGCTCAGTTTACAACTGGCTGGTTTTTGCTTAGAGTAGTAAAGAGCAATGTACATAAAGGGGGAAAAAAGAATGTTTTTGCCATCTTTCAGTTTAGAGGGAAAAACCGCTGTTGTAACAGGCGCAGGAAAAGGAATTGGCCGGGCCATTGCGATTGGTTTCGCGGAGGCAGGAGCCGATGTAGCCCTTCTTGCCAGAACAAAAACGGATTTGGATGAAGTGAAAAATGTAATCGAAAAGGAATTTGGGAGAAAAGCGTATGCCATCCAGGCCGATGTAACAAAGCGTGAAGATCTCTCTGCTGCGTTCCATCAAGTGCTGGAACACGCTGGAAAACTTGATATTCTCGTAAATAATGCAGGAATGAATATCCGGACTCCAGCCTTGGATGTCACCGATTCTGAATGGGATACGATTGTTAATACAAATTTAAAATCCGCCTTTATGGCCTCTCAAGAAGCAGGAAAATACATGAAGGACTCTGGAGGAAGAATCATTAATATCGCATCTGTTGCAGGACATACCGCCCTTCGGACAGGGGTTGTCTACGGGTCAACGAAAGCAGCGCTTATTCAAATGACTAAAATTCTTGCCTACGAG is a window encoding:
- a CDS encoding DeoR/GlpR family DNA-binding transcription regulator — protein: MYQEERLDSIMDYLKAEKRISVEQICTLFHVSRDTARRDLVKLEEMKAIIRTRGGAILPTVHQEIKDYSNRLTIVSAEKKRIGGKAASLIQPGDRVILDASTTVQSCAEAMEEKEFTVITNSIHQAGILAGKRGVRIHLLGGELQKEHGFLYGAGVLEKLANYHADKAFIGLVGLSEAGLTIAHEEDGMVKRKMLLQAEQVIVLADHSKLGRTDFFKFADLNEMDILITDKEPESRMLELLEKNHVEILIADSEETT
- a CDS encoding histidine phosphatase family protein, translated to MPPSRIVLFRHAEKYTESHITDLSPEGWLRSRLLCRKLLMLYPDIEGIYAAGIGTIEKSRRKIQTVLPLITHMLIANKGEGAINTVRTASETKGTAKEILKRSLYVNKTVIVCWAHSELPSLARELNGNPVPGNWPDNRYDVIWEINGKNGVLKQIPQLLLPGDSPFGID
- a CDS encoding 3'-5' exonuclease, translated to MNEKDQSAFQYESQQLKKFAAEIDRQLISLRSVPIYRGEDLTEQALEDSRERNRKNLDIAAKEPYFGRMDFKEAGQGEAEPLYIGKAGVSEGESGKAMIIDWRAPVASLFYSFSGGEEEVYYMAPEGLIEGDIYLKRNLVIREGNLQRVVDTYEQGKENAGAADEFLLYRLGDRKDNRLRDIVSTIQAEQNDMIRASRDTVLIIQGVAGSGKTTVALHRLAFLIYEYREKMLAEQMIIFAPNAMFLDYISNVLPELGVGDIQQTTFSKWALLRLGSKIGMKKADKQHWFTPGLNRAESGNNEPGRVKGSLALMEAIEEALRNYLLKGVPQKDFEPWDGLFLKKDVIEKWYREDFGNYPAVKKRELISAKIKQWLSKELEKIWEKSVQKELKTKAGQRLRAYMKTWPELDALSVYKKLISEMSEHTILPDELLQQTLLNAKKKEVASEDLAPLIHIHLTLNGLERGERYHHIVIDEAQDFSPYQIAVLQKLSLKNSFTILGDLSQGIHSNMGIHAWEEIMPVFSKGRLAYRELEKSYRSTMEIIEFANRVLSAAYTPSVLAKPVFRSGEEVAVANTEEPLSFIMNWVSERTEAKANSLAIVCRTANAAEKYFAELQKLGLDVHLVYEGQEGYQGGVSIIPVYLTKGLEFDAVLIVDADAENYQRTASDAKLLYVGCTRALHSLTVIYSKQGSPLITS
- a CDS encoding lipid II flippase Amj family protein, with the translated sequence MHLITERVLVISVFLLIITMVETLAYSARISGARVKLIATALSLFSTMVLVSRFSVMIQQPMTAKLITDAAYLKNNMQIVEEQFRILIAVTTVGVLLGIFLFPTFIALFSRAIIQLSRERGSIVSLIKKNFSRNGFRKMIRCFHFPRWSYLNGITLKTIPKRIFVINILISAVFTVGVLSSIYASELVPEKYSQAALMSSGIINGVATILLTLFIDPKASVLADRVSKKQAGYIYLKSYSLTMVSSKLIGTIAAQALFLPAAWYVAWFAKWI
- a CDS encoding DoxX family protein; the encoded protein is MMDYALLILRLVIGVTFMAYGSQKLFGWFGGYGLKGTAQWMESLGMKPGKLAALGAGASELLGGLLLVLGLWIGIGAALIILTMIVAIATVHGKNGYWNGKGGFEYNLLIIAAALVLAFAGPGSISL
- a CDS encoding MFS transporter — protein: MSSTAINQKEKKGGSLALLALAISAFGIGTTEFVPVGLLSSLADDLNISITLAGLLISGYAMGVAIGAPVLTALTNKMSRKTLLMLLMVVFILGNSVAAMSGSFTLLLIARFITAFSHGVFFSIGSTIAADLVPENKRASAIAFMFTGLTVATVTGVPLGTFIGQAFGWRATFWAVAALGIIAIIASAILVPGNLKKAPASKISDNFKILGNGPLMLSFAITALGYGGTFVAFTYLAPILEDITGFASGAVSILLLVYGVAVAIGNSVGGKVANKNPLKALFWMFVVQAIVLVALTFTAPFKVAGLITIFLMGLLAFMNVPGLQVYVVQLAERHVPSAVNVASALNIAAFNVGIAIGAFVGGLIVDSIGLIHTPWIGGVMVFGAVLLTAWSSAIEKKHTRSA
- a CDS encoding LLM class oxidoreductase, with protein sequence MTQFKGHRSYNRMYKEGELTLGLHIPLENYRFEAPTMEKQVELSQKAEEYGFTSLWFRDVLLQDPQFGDPATGQIYDMMIYLTYLASKTKEIALGTSAAVLSLRHPLRVAKEAATIEMLFPERLILGVSSGDRRADFEALGVTHATRGERFSEAFHYLNKVLYEDFPAITGSMGSIHGASLVPKPDRKIPTMITGYSQQDMEWFAKYGDGWMYYPRTPHLQAESIRQWRKLSEAFHPGVFKPFSQPMHLDLFEDPNEMPVPIRLGFRAGRNTLIELLEVYREIGVNHLFFALFDGKRPADEVIQELGEEVLPHFPANHATTR
- a CDS encoding glucose 1-dehydrogenase, with protein sequence MFLPSFSLEGKTAVVTGAGKGIGRAIAIGFAEAGADVALLARTKTDLDEVKNVIEKEFGRKAYAIQADVTKREDLSAAFHQVLEHAGKLDILVNNAGMNIRTPALDVTDSEWDTIVNTNLKSAFMASQEAGKYMKDSGGRIINIASVAGHTALRTGVVYGSTKAALIQMTKILAYEWGKYNIHVNALGPWYFETPLTEKLLQDKDYVDQLLSVTPLKRIGQLPELVGPAVFLASEAANYVTGQTLFIDGGMTINGF